Part of the Candidatus Zixiibacteriota bacterium genome, AACGAAGCCGACAACTATGGCATACAATACATGATAAAAGCGGGGTATGATCCCCAGGCCTCAATCACCATGTTCGAAAAACTGGCCGCCATGTCCCAGGGAGATCCCAATTTCTTCGAAAAACTCTCGGCCAGCCACCCCCAAACCCAGGAGCGAATTCAAAAAAGCAGGGATCTGATCGATTCTCTGAGACCTCTGCCCTCCGGGATTCAATTGTATCAGCAGAAATATCGCTCAATGAAATCCCGCCTGCGGTAACCTCGGTTTATGTCTTCGTTTCTGTCGAAAGCGATTAATTCTTCGAATAACCATCTCTAAATGAAAACAATCAACTTTGTCATTTTCTTTACCATCGTCCTGGCCGTATATGGACTGATCAACTATTACATTTTCATTCGCGGCTGGCAATCGATACCATCCGGCGCCGGCGCCCGAACCTACTACTTGATATTGTTCCTGTTTTTCTCTCTGGCCTTTATTGCCGGGCGTATCCTGGAACGTTTCTATCTCTCGCTGGTCAGCGATATCTTTGTCTGGATAGGCTCCTTCTGGCTGGCCGCCATGCTTTACTTTTTCCTGATAATCATAATTCTCGATTTATCGCGCCTGATCAATCATTTGGTTACTATCTATCCTTCCTTTGTTACTCTCGATTACGCCCGCGCCAAACAAACCACCCTCCTTTTCTCTATCGCGCTGGTTGCCGTCATAATCCTTCTGGGTCACATCAACGCCCTTTCTCCGCGCATTCGCACCTTTGATTTGACCTTGCCGAAAAACGCCGGAGCGAAAGCCGGCCTGAATATTGTCGCTGCCTCCGATATTCATCTGGGAACTATTATAGGTCGCTCTCGTCTCGACCGGTTGGTGAAAAGCATGAATGAACTCAAGCCGGATATTGTGCTCCTTCCGGGAGATATTGTCGATGAGGATCTGGGTCCCGTCATACGGGAGAACCTGGGCGAAGCGCTTCGCAATATCGAGGCTCCTCTGGGTGTCTACGCCTGCACGGGGAATCATGAATATATCGGCGGTGTGGAGCCGGCCTGTCGTTATCTGGTTGAACATGGTATTCGGGTTCTGAGAGACAGCGCCGTCTGTATCGAAAACAGTTTCTACATAGTGGGCCGCGAGGACCGGGAAATAAGCGGTTTTGCCCGGAAAAAAAGGAAAACCCTTGAGGAGTTAATGCTCGGGGTCAATCAGAATCTCCCGGTGATCCTGCTCGATCATCAACCGTTTCAATTGGCGCGGGCGGCGGCCAACGGCATTGATCTGCAAATCTCCGGACATACTCATCACGGTCAACTCTGGCCCCTCAATTTCATTACCAACGCGATTTATGAACTCAGTTGGGGTTATAAGAAAATCGAGAATACTCATTTCTATATCTCGTGCGGGTTCGGTAGCTGGGGACCGCCGGTCCGAGTCGGCAATCGTCCGGAAATAATTAATTTCCGGCTGATATTTGACAGCCATAAGTGAATTTTCTATGATGCAAATACACGAATCACAGGGATTACGCTTTGATGGATGCGCGGGTTTCAGCATTTTCATCAGCACCTGACAGAAGCGGGGTAGTATGAAATTGCGGTGCACCTCTCTTTTGGTCTTAACGGCCGCGGCTGTCTTGTTTTTCCCACGACTTTCCACCGGCCAGAGTGAGGGGCAGGGCACCCGGAGCAATTTGCCCCATCCTTTCGACACGACCTGTCTGCTGAGCAGAAATGCCGATTCCGCTCTGAATCTCAACCTAAATCTGCAAAACCCCTATCTTGCAAACCGGGCTATTCATCCCGACATCGCCTATTTCCCTCAATTTTTCGGGCCTGTAGCGGGGAAGAAGGTAGTGGGCGTTAACTCCGAAGAGGCGCCGGATTCAATTATCGCCTCTGCGGAAACACCGCGCTGGAAATACTGGATGATTATGACTCCATATCCGTTGACCGACGAAACCTATGAAAACCCGACCATGCGAGTGAGCAATTATAGAGACAGCGGCTGGGTACGCCCTTATGCGATTGGGAGGCGAATAATAAAAGGCGAGATTGAAGATGATACGGTCTGGATCCCCGAACCGATCAGCAGATTTGTCGGTCCGCGTGAGTCGGGACATAATGCCGATCCGGAACTGAGATACGATAGACAGCGCCGTCAGCTACAAGTGATTTTCATGAATTACTTTCGGAAATCTGAAAAAGGGAGCATTATTGCCTTCTGCTCCGATGACGGAATCACATGGGACACGGGCGATACTATCTTGCTGGCGGCCAGCCATCCCTCGGTAACCGATCCGTGGAGCGGTTGGAGCTTAGTCTCACCTACTGTCGTGGGCGATACCGGCCGATCTTTCTTTCTTTGGTTTGTCGATGGTATTTCGCGAGAGAAAGGTTCGCAGATAGTTCGGCTGACATTTCCCGAGATGGGCCGAACATGGGCTCGGGCCGATACCTGCCGCATTCCGGCGCCTTTTCCCGACCGCCAGATCTGGCATATCAAAATCCGCCGTTCCCCTTTTGATAGTTTGTACTATTTGCTGGCGACACTCAATCAACCGCTTTACCCCACGGTAGATACTATGGGGCAATTCCTTTATATCAGCCGCACCGGACTGGATTGGCTGTTGGTAGGTGAAGCTATTCGGCACGGTGGCCGCAAAGATTGGGATTTCATGACCTACCGATCGACCTTCATCTTTGAGGAACTTGACGGTAACTGGGATATCCCGGTTTGGTACACCGGCGCTACCGAGAGAAGCCACGGTCTGGAATGGGGCATCGCTTTCACGACTCTCCATCTCGGCCGGAAAAGGGGAGACATAACCGGTGACTGCCTTATTGATTCCCTCGATATTATTCAACTCGTCAATTTCCTCTATAGTCATGGAGCCACCTTGGCTGAAGCTGAGACAGCCGATGTCAATTGTGATGGCAAGATCGACCTGATCGACGTTACCTTTCTGATTGATTACCCCTCCGGCCATTCATCCATGCTCAATTGTACCGTTGAGTCGCCGTCCGAATGACCGCATTGATAGATGTTATTTTCATATTGACAACATGTTATAGAAACTGATAAGCTACATAATTATGGCCTTTTCCCCACAGGTTATTGAATTCTGTGTGGAATAAACCGACAATTGACATGGAGATGTTCAAAGGCTGCGTGATAGTGACAAGTCATGGTTGGACAAGGAGATATCAAGAAGATGACTGGCAAATCCGGGATTTTGTTCATTGGCCGAATAAGACCCTCAAATGGGCGGAACAGATCTTCGGGATATTGCGGCCCGACCGGCATTGCCTCCACGATCGAGAGAGCATGTAAGTTGATGAACGATTGCGCTATAGCGATGGAGAGCAATAGACATGAATTCTGTCTATGAATCTTCCTATTCAACTGGAATCCGGGCACTATCATTGCAATCACTTTCTGGCGAATTCATAAGGTTTTAGAAAGGCGGTCGCAGTGATGAAAAGAAGCCTGTTCAGGATATTAGTGATATGGGGATTTGTTTTATTCCTGAGTGCCCTGCTGGGCAGGACTACTATTGCTTCGGACAACGGCCGGGCTTCGGCTGATTTTCTGAATATCGGCATCAGCGCCCGTTCCGCCGCGCTGGGAGGAGCTTTCACATCCATCGCCGACGATGCCAGCGCCTCATACTGGAACCCCGGCGGTCTGACTGCTCTCGAGTGTGCACAAATAAGTTTTTCCCATTTCACCTGGTACCAGGGATTGAATTTTAATTTTCTCGGTGCCGCTTTCCCGGTCAGCGACCGACTGACTCTGGCGGTTAATACCGAGTATCTCAGTTATGGCGAAATTGAGGGATATGACGCCGATGACAATCCCATCGGCGATATCGGCTCCACCTATGACCTGGCCGCCGGTGTGGCGGGCGGTTATCGCCTGACCGACAATCTTTCGGTCGGGGTGGGACTGAAATATATCATCGTCTCATTAGCCAATGTCAAAGCGACGGCGCTGGCCGCCGACCTGGGCCTGCGCTTCCAGACCGGCAAATTCCTTTTTGGACTGGCCTCATCCAATATCGGCCAGAGCCTTACTTTCTACGATGCCGGCAACAAACTCCCGGCCAATATTCGAGCCGGATTGGGATATCGACCTTTCGGCTCTTCGTTTCTCGTTTCGGCTGAGGTCGAAAATCAGTTCTATGGCAATCTAGCCATCAAGAATGGATTCGAATTCAATTATCATCAGCGATATTTCATCAGAACCGGTTATAGCTTCTTCCCTTCGCAGGATGGTCGCAACCTCGGCCAGAGTATGACCTTTGGCGTCGGTGCCCTCCTCGGTGCGGCGCAATTTGATTATTCCTTTTCACCCAAAGAGAACTTCAGCGCCGAAAACATTCATAGGATCTCTATCAGCTTAAGAATGGGAAATTAGACTAATTTTCTCCACCTTTCCCGACCAGCTTTCCAGGAAAATAAAAGGCCGGAATCATAATTGATTCCGGCCTTCTTATTAACCACTTTTTCGACCAAATCAATTGTAAAATATGCGCAATCAGTTGCATCAATTATGACACTCTCTTCAGAAAATCTCCTTAAGCAAAATTAGCAAAATGTCGGGCGAGTAATCCATTTTTCTTCCACGGCCTATTTGTGCAGCTATAATCTAAAGAACATCAACATGTTATAAGGTGAATTGGGAATTCCAATGATATTTTGCTTAATTAGGGTTGTCAAAATATCTTTGGCAGTCAATTTGCTCAAATTGTGGTAAACATATGATACCCGTCCAATTGGGATTTAGAAGAAATTGAGAAACAACGATTAATGGAACAAAACCTCACAAACACCGGATCAGATACTACGTCCAATACCTCTTTAGCCCTGTCTAATCGGGGGGTTGCTTATGGAGTGGCGGTCGGAATCGAGGGGGCGGCTGGTAGGGAAGCCATAGTTTCAGAATCAATCTGGGATTCGGTGCGTTTTTATTATGGCGAATATATTTCCGGAATCCTCTTTGTTTTGGCCCTCTTTTCCTATACCTTTCTTATGCCCGTGGCGATAACCAAGCCTGGGAAATCAGTTTTTAGTATGATAGATAAAACCCTAAAAAAGATACTTGATGTTCTGGGAGCGATCATTGGTCTCATTTTGACTTCTCCGGTATTTATCCTGCTCCCCCTGTTGATAAAATTAGATAGCCGTGGCCCGGTTTTTTATACTCAGGATCGGGTTGGGCTTAATCGCCGGCGCCGGAGCCGCCGCACTTTCAGAAGTGAGGCTGGTGACGAGAGGCGCGCCCGCGAGCGTCGTCGCGAAGACCTTCTTGGGCGGCCTTTCAAGGTGATCAAGTTCCGCACCATGGGACAGGATGCCGAAAAGCACAGCGGTCCCGTTTGGGCGATCCAGAATGACAGCCGCGTGACGCGACTCGGGCGTATTCTCCGGAAGACACGTCTTGATGAAGTGCCCCAGTTAATAAATGTTCTGAAAGGGGAGATGTCGCTGGTCGGGCCTCGCCCCGAACGTCCCTTCTTCGTCAAAGACCTGGCTCAGAAGGTTCCCGGTTATCATATCCGGTTGCGGGTTCGTCCTGGAATCACCGGACTGGCTCAAGTCAATAATGGTTATGACTCGTCAATCGATTCCGTGACCAACAAGGTCAAGAACGATATCACCTACATTCACACCTGGTCGATCTGGAGCGACATTAAGATCTTAATGAAAACCGTGGTGGTTGTCATTACCGGTCGCGGCGCCTGTTAGACGCCGGAAAAAGCATCAGGCCCGCCGCCCGGCGGGCTTTTTTTTATTTCTTGAATTGATATTCAAAAAAGCATATCTTTCCCGATTATAATAATAAACATTACTTAGCCTGGAAGAGAGATAGGGAAATGTTATCCAAAGGGAAATTGGCAGTTGTCATGTTATGTCTTCTCCCTCTGGCCGTGACGGCACAGGAGCAACCGAAAGGTCTTTCTGTCGACTCCAGCCCGCCCGGCGCCGAGGTCAGTCTTATCGGAGCTATCACCCTCAATGGCCTCACTCCTGTCCGCTTCACTCAAACCCTTGACGGGAATTATCAGGTTCGGGTGAAAAAATATGGGTACGAGACATACAAGTCATCGGTTTTTCTGCAGGCGGATAGAGATATGAGTCTTACCGTCCGCCTGAGCCCCAAAACCAGATTTAAGGCGGCGGCTCGTTCGCTGCTGATCCCCGGATGGGGCCAATCCTATACGGGACAGAAGACCAAGGGGGGATTCTTCATGGTTATGGCCGCCGGGGCTATCGCCTCCTTTTTGATTGCTGATGCCGATTTCAAAGACAAAAACGACCATTACAAATTGATTTCGTCGGAATACGATAATGCCAGCAGCTACGAGGAAAAAGTCAGGTTATATCCGCAGTTGGGGATCGCTAAAAAGGACGCCTATGATACCGAGAATGTAAGGCGCATAACCATAGGTGCGGCCGTTGCCGTCTGGGGATTGAATCTGCTTGATGTCCTTTTCTTTTTCCCCGAGGAAACCGGCAGCCTGACAGTCAACTCGATTGGTCTCAAGCCTGACCTGAAGAGCGGCGGTGCTCAGCTGGTGCTGTCGCATCGTTTTTGATTAAGGAATCCGAATATGAAAAAGATATTCAATCTCTTATTGATACTGGCCTTGGCGGCAGGATGCAGCCGCTATATTGATTCGTCGGACGTGACTCAGGAATTGCCCCTCCAACCGCCGATCCCGATTGGCTTGAAGCTGACTCATTTGGCCGAGGGGGTCAGTCTTTCCTGGCAGGTCTCGGATACCGCTGCGGCTCGGTCTTTTAAAATCTATACCGCCGACTCGCTTAATGGCCGATATGTCGTCCGCGATTCATCCCAGACTTTTTCGAAGACTATCATCGGTCTCAGCGCCGGACGCAACCATTTCTTTAAGGTTTCTACCCTAGTGCCAGGGGGGCTGGAGGGTCCGCTCTCCGAGGCGGTCTCAACCCGCCCGGGGACTCTTTCGATTACCATTAATAATGATGATAATTACACCCGATTGCGGAGTGTGACGCTTGCTTTTGTCGTGCCGGTGGCGGCAATCCTGGTGCAGGCTTCCGAGGATCCCAATTTTGTCGACGCCCATTGGGAGGATTTCGCGCCGACTCTGAGTCGCACTCTCTCCGATGGGGACGGTGTCAAGCGGATTTTTGCCCGGTTTCAATTCGCCGATGGGTCTAATTCGGCCGGTTCGGTCTCGGACAGCATAATCCTCGATACCAGAGCATTCATTGACTCGGTATATTTTGCCCTGCCTCCTGTACCGTCACCCGGCTCCGCCATGACTTTTTTTCTTCTGGCCGGCGAAACCGATGGCTCAGCGGAAGTCTCTTTCCCCGGATTGACCCGTCTCGTTCTCTATGATGACGGCACCAATGGCGACCTGCTGGCCGGCGACCGAATTTATAGCCGCCGCTACATCATTCCGGTCAATCTCGAAGTGGCCGGCGGAATCGTCACGGGTAAATTCCGCGATGCCGCCGGTAATGACGCCGACGATCGAACCGCTTCGGCATTGCTCAATATCTCCCGGGCTCCTGAGCCTGCAACACTCACCGCGGTGGCCGAATCATCTTCGAGTATTCGCCTTTCCTGGTCACAATCCGCCGGGAGCGATTTCGCCTCTTATCAGATTTACCGGCACATTAACGGATCGGTCTCCAATAACTCTTACCTGGTGTCTATCGTGACCTCACGGAATACGGTGGCTTTCACCGATGACAATTTGCAGGCAAACACCCCTTATTTTTATCGTGTTTATGTCTATGATAATACCGGCCTCTTCAGTCCCTCCAATGTGGCCGCCGACACAACGCCGGTTAATCTTGCGCCGCTGGCGGTCAAACTGGCCGTGCGCGCTCAGGATTTATCCTCGATTCTAACCTGGACCGCTAACAATGATAATGATTTTGCTTCCTATCAAATCTATCGGGACACCGTCGTCGGAGTCACCGAGACGACCGGACGCCTGCTGACTATTATTAACAGCCAGACAACCACAACCTTCACCGATACCAGGCCCGATACTCTGAAATATTACTATAAAGTATATGTCTATGATGGACAGGGACTGATGACCGGGTCAAACGAAGTCGCGGCGCCATAAGGATATGAGGTGGTCGATTGGGATTTATTGAGAAGCTGAATCTGTTGATCGGGCTTTATTTGGCCCCCCTCAAATCGTTCTGGAAAGGGAAACTCTGGCTCCCTTTCCTGATCTATGCTTTTCTGCAGGCAGTCTTGCTGATACTGCTTGTCTCCTATGCCAATCCTCATATTTACCCCGTCCTGTCGCCGCTGGTGCGCCTGTTGGGCGAGGGAAGAGACGACTTTTTTAGCCATTACCCCGGCCTATTTTTGATGCTTCCCCAGGTTTTTGACTGGGGGAAAATCTTTCTTGGGATCATTCTGGAAGGATTAGCCGCTGGGCTCACATCCATTCTATTTCTGAAAATACTTGCGGCTAAAACGGGGGAAGAAGCGATTAAACCCGGTTATGCTTTCTCTCGCTGGCTCCATTTGGCGGCGGTCTGGAGCTTTATCACAGTTCTTCTGGTCGTAACGATTAGCTGGCTTCTGCCGACTCTTTTCTCAGGTCTGTTGCATGGTTCACCGCGGCGGGCCCTTTTCTTTGATATGGGTTTGAGATTATTGACTGTCTTTATTTATGCCATTTTTATCTATGCTGTTCCTTCGGTCGTGGTGAATAGGAAATCTGTCTGGGGCGCCCTGAAGCAGTCGATATCATACTTTCTCCGTCACCCCATATTTTCTTTCTTCCTGGCCCTTTTCCCTTACCTCTTATCGGTGCCGGGGTCTTTCGCAATTTCCAGAGCGGATGTCATTGTCTCTAAGTTCTCCCCGGAATTGGTCTTCTATATCCTTCTGATCGGTGTTGTGATCGACCTCTTTGTAAATTTCGTCCTTACCGGCGCGATCGTAAAATTCCTGGTCGAAGAGGAATCCTGACCTTTATATCAATAGCCTGAATGTTGCGGATATCAGCGAACATCGCTGATATCCCTTTTTTGTCCCTCTTTATTCATTCCGGCGGGCAATGATTGCCTCTCTGCCTTGCGGATGCCGAAAATCCATCCAATTATCCCGACTAAATTAGCCCGTAAGCTAAATTATTGGCGGCGAATTCCGATAATCTGAAATGTGTATAAAGGTAAATGTATAAGATGAAGAATATCCTTATCGTCGATGACGATACCGAGGTCTCCCGGTCGCTGGCCAACCTGTTTGACCCGACAAAATTCCATTTCTACTTCCTGGAAGATGGCCAGACAGCGGTCGAATTTGTCAAAAAGCACGATGACATCGATGTCATCCTGCTTGATGTCAACCTGCCGACTTTATCCGGTCTGGATATCTTGAAACAGGCCAAGCTGAATGATATTTCGGCCCCGATCATCATGATTTCCGGTTTCGTTTCTACCGAGAACGCCATTGAGGCCATGAGTGACGGTGCTTTTGAATACTTGACCAAGCCATTCGAAATTCAGAAACTGCTTGCCACTGTCAACAAGGCTTGCGGATTCGGCAAGTGCCGACCTGCCCTGCCCGAATCAAAAACCGAAACGGAGAATCTGGAAATTAATGAAATCGTCGGTAAGTCCTCCGAAATAGTTGAAATCGCCAAACTTATCGGACAGGTCTCAAAATCCGATGCCGCAGTGCTTATTTTCGGCGAGTCGGGGACCGGCAAGGAATTGATCGCCCATGCGATCCACCGCAATTCCTTCCGCAATAGCAAGCCCTTTCTTTCGGTCAACTGCGCCGCCCTTGCCGAAACGCTTCTCGAATCGGAACTGTTCGGCCACGAAAAGGGAGCTTTCACCGGTGCCTATTTCAAGCGACTCGGGAAATTCGAGCAGGCCCATAACGGCACCATCTTTCTTGATGAGATCGCCGATATGTCCATGCTGACCCAGTCGAAACTGCTGCGGGTGCTCCAGGAAAAGAAATTCGAAAGAGTCGGCGGCAATGATACAATCGAGGTCGATGTTCGTGTTATCGCGGCCACTAACAAGTCGCTGGTGCAGTGCATGAAAGAGGGCTCTTTCCGCGTCGACCTATTCTATCGCCTGAAAGTGGTCAGCATTTATATTCCGCCCCTCCGCGAACGGAAAGGGGATATCCCGCTTCTGGCCGACCATTTCCTGAATAAATTCTCCAAACAGCTGTCAAAAGATATCCGGGGTATTGCTCCCAAGGCCCTGGTCATGCTCAATAAATACGCCTGGCCGGGAAACGTGAGAGAATTGGAAAACAATATCCATACCGCCTGTGTGATGACCAAGTCGGACATCCTCCAACCCGAAGATTTTCCCATTTTCTCCGAACTCGATTCGAAAATCGAAATCGACCTCGACCATCTCCAGGATGATTATACCGAATTATTCAAAAAGATTATCGATCCGGTTCTCCCCAAACTGATAAATAACTCGGAGGGGAAGATATATTACTTTCTGGAATCGGCCCTGGAACGGGCGTTGATTTCCTCCTGTCTGAAGCATTTCGGCTCCAACCAGGTGAAAACCTCGGAAATTCTCGGTATTTCGCGCAATACCCTTCGTGATAGAATTTCCAAATACAATATATATTAATATATTAACAAAGCTGCGTGGGCCCTGGACTCAATTGTTCTTGGGCCCTTTTTCTTTTTCCCTCAATATCTTGACAAAGCTGTAAATAAGCAGTGTCAGAATTACTCCCCAGGAAAAAAGAAGCATTATCCAGCCGCCGATATTCATATAATCACCTTCTAATAATATTTATCCATTTTGCGCTTCCGCCATGCCAGCCAGACCAATACAGCGATGACTATCAAAAGCGTCAGCAGTACCAATCTTATCCCCAGAACATAAGGGACATTCTCCCTCGGCACGTCGGCCATGGTAATCACTTTCCACCAGTCGGTGTAAAACCAGTACCCCAGAATTATCAGCAGGAACGTAGGCGTTATATATTTTATGACAAACCGGAAAATCCTCGGGAGCTTGATTCTGGCTCCCTGATGCATTTCATCCCAGGCTTTGTCGATGCCGAAAATCCAGGCCAGGAGAATTATCTCGAGAGTGGCGCCAAAAACAATAAAGAAATTTCCGCCCCAGAAATCGAGATCATCAAGAACGCCGCGGTGCAGGAAAATGACCGCCGGAATGCACAGGAAAAAAGCCGCCGTGGCAAAAATGGTGACTGCTTTATGCCTCTTTATATTAAACTCATCCTCGAGAAAGGCCACCGAAGGCTGACTTATGGACACCGATGAGGTTATCCCGGCCAGAAAGAGCATAGCAAACCAGAGAAAACCGAATATTGCTCCGACCGGAATATGATTGAATATCTGGGGCATCGTGACAAAGCCGAGATTGAAGGCGCCCGATTCGGCTACCTTGACAATATCGGCCGGCCCGAAAAATATAAACGCCGCCGGTATGACAATGGAACCGCCCAGAATTACCTCGGCGAATTCATTGGATGAGGAGGCGGCCAGACCCGAGAGGACAACATCATCCTCCTTCTTCAGATAACTGGAATAGGTCAGAATAACCCCCATTCCCAGCGACAAGGTATAGAAAATCTGCCCGGCTGCTGCCAGCCAGGTCTTGGCCGATTTCAGGGCCGAAAAATCGGGATTCCATAAAAATCCCAGACCATTTATCGAACTCCAGTCGGGATGAAGGGGATCCGGCGCAAATAGGGTAATAACCCGCACCGCCAGGGCGACACCGAATATTATTAATATCGGCAGGGCAATATTGCATAATTTTTCAATTCCGCCCCTGATACCGTAGAACAAGACCGAAATATTCAAAACGAAAGTTATGAGAAAGAAGACAATTGCGGGGACAGTCCCGGCAAATGTACCCGGATTGGCAACCCCCTGATATGAGTGAAGGAAATCGAGGAATCCGACATTGCTTGATATATTCGAGAGTTGCCCCGTAATCGAGTAATAGGCATACGCCAGACACCATGATTCGATATATACATAGTACATGAAAATCAGAAACGGGCCGAAAATTCCGGCGATACCGAAATATTTTATGAAACGATTCTTTTTCCAGAGCGATTGAAATATCCCCGGAGCGCTCGAGTGCTCAAAGCCGCCGCCATAACGACCGGCGGTCCATTCCACCCACATGAGCGGTATTCCCACAAGGAAAAGGGCAATCAGATACGGTATCATGAAAGCGCCGCCGCCGTTCTTGGCCGCCTGAACCGGAAAACGCAAGAAATTCCCCAGCCCTATCGCCGAGCCGGCGACCGCCAGGATCACGCCTAACCTCGTACCCCATCGTTGTCTTTCTTTGGCCATATTTTATCCTCTCCGCAAAAGAAGATATGATATTTCTACCCGCAAACCTGCATCAGAACCGTAATAGGACGATTATAAGACGACTCGACTTTTCTTGTCAAGTTAAAATCTATCCAA contains:
- a CDS encoding sodium-dependent transporter gives rise to the protein MAKERQRWGTRLGVILAVAGSAIGLGNFLRFPVQAAKNGGGAFMIPYLIALFLVGIPLMWVEWTAGRYGGGFEHSSAPGIFQSLWKKNRFIKYFGIAGIFGPFLIFMYYVYIESWCLAYAYYSITGQLSNISSNVGFLDFLHSYQGVANPGTFAGTVPAIVFFLITFVLNISVLFYGIRGGIEKLCNIALPILIIFGVALAVRVITLFAPDPLHPDWSSINGLGFLWNPDFSALKSAKTWLAAAGQIFYTLSLGMGVILTYSSYLKKEDDVVLSGLAASSSNEFAEVILGGSIVIPAAFIFFGPADIVKVAESGAFNLGFVTMPQIFNHIPVGAIFGFLWFAMLFLAGITSSVSISQPSVAFLEDEFNIKRHKAVTIFATAAFFLCIPAVIFLHRGVLDDLDFWGGNFFIVFGATLEIILLAWIFGIDKAWDEMHQGARIKLPRIFRFVIKYITPTFLLIILGYWFYTDWWKVITMADVPRENVPYVLGIRLVLLTLLIVIAVLVWLAWRKRKMDKYY